In Chromobacterium rhizoryzae, one genomic interval encodes:
- a CDS encoding agmatine deiminase family protein, whose product MSTRRQFLGASLLTAGGMMAARAWSAEPNAAGYRMPDEGEGHAATWMAFGPSLEVWGTSLLPVVRRDLARVAQAIAAHEPVRMLTRAEDMALAAKLCGPKVELVEQPLDDLWIRDSGPIFVKGKGGAAAVDFNFNGWGGKQAHRRDAKVAAAVAAKSGAPVVRTSLVLEGGGIEVDGEGTAIITESCVLNPNRNPGLSKAQCERELRRLLGVDKVIWLPGIAGRDITDGHTDFYARFARPGVVVAGLETDPQSYDYQVTRRHLSLLRQARDARGRKLEVVVLPGPERVRPEYEGHEMAAGYINFYVCNGAVIAPEFGDAKADRNAGAALRELFPQREVVQLNIDGIAAGGGGIHCATQQQPA is encoded by the coding sequence ATGAGCACTAGACGACAATTCCTGGGCGCAAGCCTGTTGACGGCGGGCGGCATGATGGCCGCCCGCGCTTGGAGCGCGGAGCCGAACGCGGCCGGCTACCGCATGCCGGACGAGGGCGAGGGCCACGCCGCCACCTGGATGGCCTTCGGTCCCAGCCTGGAGGTGTGGGGCACGAGTTTGCTGCCGGTGGTGCGGCGGGATCTGGCGCGAGTGGCCCAGGCCATCGCCGCCCACGAGCCGGTGCGCATGCTGACGCGCGCCGAGGACATGGCGCTGGCGGCCAAGCTGTGCGGCCCCAAGGTGGAACTGGTGGAGCAGCCGCTGGACGATCTGTGGATACGCGACAGCGGCCCGATCTTCGTCAAGGGCAAGGGCGGGGCGGCGGCGGTGGATTTCAACTTCAACGGCTGGGGCGGCAAGCAGGCGCACCGTAGGGACGCCAAGGTGGCGGCCGCGGTGGCGGCCAAGAGCGGCGCGCCGGTCGTGCGGACCTCGCTGGTGCTGGAGGGCGGCGGCATCGAGGTGGACGGCGAGGGCACCGCCATCATCACCGAAAGCTGCGTGCTCAATCCCAATCGCAACCCGGGCCTGAGCAAGGCGCAGTGCGAGCGCGAACTGCGCCGGCTGCTGGGCGTGGACAAGGTGATCTGGCTGCCCGGCATCGCCGGCCGCGACATCACCGACGGCCATACCGATTTTTACGCCCGTTTCGCTCGCCCCGGCGTGGTGGTGGCCGGCCTGGAGACGGACCCGCAGTCTTACGATTACCAGGTGACGCGCCGTCATCTGAGCCTGCTGCGCCAGGCGCGGGACGCGCGCGGCCGCAAGTTGGAGGTGGTGGTCTTGCCGGGGCCGGAGCGGGTGAGGCCGGAGTACGAGGGCCACGAGATGGCGGCCGGCTATATCAATTTCTACGTCTGCAACGGGGCGGTGATCGCGCCGGAGTTCGGCGACGCCAAGGCGGACCGCAACGCGGGCGCGGCCTTGCGCGAGCTCTTCCCGCAACGCGAGGTGGTGCAGCTGAACATCGACGGCATCGCCGCCGGCGGCGGGGGCATTCATTGCGCGACCCAGCAGCAACCGGCTTGA